aaaaaaaaaaaaattctgttcTGCTTTCAATTTGCCATTTTACAAGTGCAGGGAACCGCTAGTTAACTTGGCAGGTATCCTGGGATCAGCATGCCTATAAATTAATCAAACAGTAACCCACGTTTTATAGTTTCTGCAGTCTAACCTCTGATTGCTGTCACCTGATGGGAGGTGACCAGAGAGGAATTCACTCATATTATTTTAGTGTCATTGCCGTGTTGTAAAACATGACAAAGACGTGTTTAAAGTAAAGGGATGGACAATAAATACCTGTAATGTACTTCTTATTTTGGTATTAAGGGTAAAAAAGGTAAGATAAGGATGTTCCATGAAGTCCATTGCAATGTCACTATATTTATATCAGTTTCCTTCTATTCCTATAGGTAGATTGAATGGGTAGAGTCTAGAGTCTAGAGTCCTGCTGGCTCCTTAGGTGAGGTAGTCACTTGTTACTGTCCCTGAGTACTGACCTGTTTCATGCTTTGTGGAAGGGCCTCTTCAGAGCCAGTCAAAGCGCTGTCCACACCCCTACAAATATTTCCAAGATTGAGTTTATAAGCTGAATTTGAGATGTATATTTCAGATACTTTTTGACATTTCCCTGACAAGATATTCAGTAGGTGTGAAGTAGATACGTCCCTCTGCGATGTTTTGGTTATTTCCTGTGGACAGGTGTTGTAAACTAGCATTTATGCTAATACACTGTAAACAATGCATCTGGTTCGTCCAATGACATTGTCATGTCCATGTCCAAATAAAATCTACTATACTATTTATAGCAACACTCGATACACAAAAGGTTCAATATGCTGTGATAGCTTAATGTCAATGTGCTAGCCCGTTATTTgtgcctagaaactaacctatTCCTGAGTTATAACTGAGTTTCAAAGCCTTTCTCCTCCAGTTTTCCGCTCTGCAAGATGAGGCATTCGGTTCTTTGTGTATTTATCCAGACGGGTCGGTAGGAGCCAAGAGAGGGAGCCCAGGAGGCCTGATGGAGCGACGAGCCTGGCGGGCGAGGTGGGACTGAAGCTCTATGAGtcatcctcgtcttcctctctacctcctgtgTTCACGAGGAGAACGGTAAACTCTACTCTGGTCCTCGCTTCCTCCCATCAGGCGTCGGGCGACTCTGGGGGACATCGGCTGGTGGCAGACCCCTCCTGCCACGCACCCgggtcccccccccgcccagcctcTGACCCCGCCTCCCTGAGGATCCTTCACCACCTCCGGAGCCGGATCCGAGAGCTCCGCGCCGAGGGCCagagcggcccctcccccgctccgCCCAGGCAGGGCAGCGACCTTTTGGGGTCCTACCTAGAGACGGTACGGCCCCCGGTTGAGAGGACTCGGACCGCCTGTCCCTTAGTAAGCTGAGGTCTTACTAGTCTGACATTCAGTTTACTATCCTGTGATGACACGTtggtatcttttttttttaccttattAAAGAAAATGTGTGAAACATTGCAAAAAGACATCACATTCATGTTAAATGGACGACTATTAGCCATATTAGGATTTATGAGTTCATAGCGCAGAGGGATGAGCTGCTCATTTGGGGACtgaaaggttgctggttcattTCGAGCAACCATCTTTGAATTCTCTGAGGAAGAGTTGGTTGCGTCGATGTGTGAACTTGAAGGGCAATGGCTGCATAAGGTGTTCAGATGTAAACCGTCAGCTCAGCAGTACGTTGACTAGGAACCGAATAAAGTCCATCTCCAATACCCATGAGAACAGTCAGCTCATTAAATGGACCCGAAAGGGAAGCTCTCCAATGAGGATCAGTGTGAGCGTACGTACACGCTCACAGATcctcattatgtgtgtgtgtgtgttcgttgaGCACAGGTCCATCCAAGGTGTGCCGTTAACATGGAGCAGCTTCACTACTTAAAGCAGAGCTTTACGAGGCGTTATGGTGACACGTGTCCCGTACTAAGAACAGCTCAGGGTCAGAGTGACCCAGTGCGGGGTGACTGGGTTCTTCCTTCCATACATCAGCACTTTATCGTTTCACTGCCCAGGGTGAACTACGGGTATGAAGCATCAGGCTTCATGCCTGATGCTCCTCATTTTACCTTAAAGGAGAAACCCCGTTTAACTACCAGTGTTGTGGTGATATTTGTATAAGGGGGCAAAATGcaatatttaataataaataatataaccGATTTTATTTAAATTGAAACATGTATATAAAGTGACACTCAATGACTGGTTATTACCCTTAACCAGGGTTTATGCCAAATACATAAAAGTATACATTCAAATCATAAAACACTTTCCAAAACGCAATGTCATCAAATCGGTGGAGGCTGGGTGAAAGACGCTCATTCAATCCTCAAACTCTAGAACACTTTCACATGACATCTCCAACACACAACTCAGGCGGCCATGCTCCAGCGAAAGGGGAGAGGAACTACCAACTATGTGGATACGCTCAAAGGCTGATCACAAACAGATTAAGTCAAAGATCGAAAGGATTGAACATCCAAGCTAGTATTTAAGTGTGCTAGGCTGTCTAGGCTTTGGCAAAACGAGTATTTGAAGCTGTATCAAAGTGCATCGACTGAGCCCACTAGACTGTGAAACAAAGGAAATCGGTTCCGCGAAGGTTTCTAGAGTTTTGAGACGTCTCTGAAGCGATTTCATAAGAGCAGACATCAAAGAGCGAAACACGGCCACAAAGTGACCTGCTTCACGGGCGGCTGGACCAGGAACACCAAACTGAGACGCCTTTCAGGGTCATTGCTGGACAGTAAGGAGTTCAGGAGTTCTAAGGGTCGGCTGTGGTTCTGCAGTCTTTCCTGCCCTCGCCCGGAACGGCTTCCCGGGGGAGGGTCACAGCTCCATGTCCTCTTCTCCAGAGGGGTCTGCCTCGGGGAAACTGTACGGAGGGCGGTAGGGGGCTGCGGGAGCTGGGCGGACCACGGGAGGGGCGCTGGGGGGACCAGGAGAagggcaggggggcgggggctgtcGGCTGGCCGTCTGATTCTTGCGCTGCTGCCTCTGCAGGGAGTCCTTCAGCCTCCGGGACAGTGCGTCGTCCGGCGGGCGCCACAACACCAGCTCCATGCAGGAATGGTTCCTGTATCAGAAGCACTACATTACAGGACCACTGTAAAGAACCTGGGTCTGTTCCTTGGACCCCTACCGGTTCCATCTTGGGAGGGGGACCTCTGCATGGGAAAGCCGTGATTATGGTTCCTAGTCTATTAGCAGATGTTCTAGCTTGTATTATACATAATCACACTTACTAGCCTACAAGTAGTACATGAAATCATTCAAAAATCTCCAATTGTACAATATCACATTGTGAACACTGCCCCGTGTAGAAGACCAGGATTTTGTAACAATGTTCAGTTGCGTGGGGTGTGATAGGTGCACCGTTAGAGGAGGACTTACACAGACTGGGCCACCTTGTGCGGCAGGATGTCACTCATTCCCCGTTGGAGGCCCTGCCTCAAACTCTCTGACATCACCAGCACCGGACGTCTAGGAAACGGCTCCACGTCCAAGTCttcgtcgtcatcgtcatcctcCAGCGTTATTCTGAAGAACAAAGCGATCAACGCTTAAAAGTCATGATGAAATAatgcatttattcattattttattagaGGAGTTGCTTGGTTTGCAACTTATTTGCAAATATGTTGCAAGCCAAGCCAAGCCGAGCTGTAGTTCTCTACCAGGTTCAAGCTGTCTGAGTGTCTGATTGACACACATCAAGTCTACTGAATGCAAGACACTCCTGGCCCCAGCACAGAGGCAGCAGGACACACTCTGAATATCATATCAATATCGTCTGGTTGGTGGAAAGACTAAGGACAGTCAGTAGCACCTCCATCCGGAGCCAAACCAGACGGCGTCGCGCTGCCCACCTGTCCTCGATCTCTCTGAGCCTCCTCTGTGCTGCGTCCACCTCCATACAGGAGCCCTCCGCCTCCAGACGGCCCGGGGCTGGGGGGTTCTGGGGAAagaccccctcctggaggggaggagggggactggCTGCTGGCGCTGACAGAGAAGGGCAGCTGCTCGCTGGGGTCCAGCCGGAGCAGATATCCGCTGGGCTGGAGCTTTCTGAGAGGGccgctccctcctccaccaacttCCTCCTCTTGGCCACGTACTCACTGGAGGACAGGAGGTTTAGTTTACTGGCTAAGGATGGTAGTTTGACCATCTCAAAAATCATATAGAACTTCAAGTAACATCTATTCTTGTATCTCATCTCTATCGAGGCAGATCGACCACATTCTCAAACAGAGTAGACGCACTTATCATCATTTCTCTTCCTGTGCTTCCGGAGACATCGTCTCTCCCAGCTTCTGGACAAAAAAACGGGAATGAGTCAACGAATCACAAAACGTataaaatgtgtttattaaGCTAATATGTTGACAAATCTGAGAGACGGGTGGCCCCTTCCTGAGAAGCAGAAGCTAGGTATCCTTACCTGTTGGACGGTGGTCCTCTCTGATGACCAGAGGAACTTGGATGACTGAAGTCAAAGATGATCTCAGGAAGGCTGACGAGGCCGGAGAACTGATCCATCGCCGGCAGGACCCCCAGCTCATTGCTCTTTGGACCAGAATGGTGCATGACGACCCGACACGAAGTAAACACTGTAAGATAAGAGAGTCAACATTAATCAGATCAACGTTCGGGCTAGGTTATAAACCTAACATCAACATCAGGTTGGATGTTCAACACATTGACATGTATTGACATGGTGTCAGAGTGCGGCTAATGTGGACCATCAGGACAATACGAGGACAGAGCAACAGTAACAGTACACCACTACGCACCCGGGCGGCCCAGTGATTCATAAGTCATAACGACGTGTAATGGTATGTTGATATCTATAAACTCCAGATGTAATAGTAGAATATGAGCAGCATTAGAAGTCAACACAGACTCATGCTGACCCGCCCCTCAGCGCTCCAGCTCCACATTAACACTCATTAGAAGACATCGACAACCTTTAGAATCAATAGAGGAAATATCGCTACAAGACGAGAAGATACAAACCTAAACTATGTGAGCGACGTGTAAACACTTTCGCAGTTTACAGAGCTGAGGAAGTCGCCGTAGAAAGTCGTCAAGCTGCTGAAGTTAACGCTGCACCGCAGGGATTTCTGGGAAATGTAGTTCATCTACTGAACAGGGAAGCTGAGCtgcgagaggaggagggaagacaGCAGATCTGATCATGCCTTTGGTCATGTGGTCTGCAATGACGTAGCTCAATTAAGTGTCATGTCACCAAAAGGCATTTATCTCAAACAACAGTCACGTGACAGCTAAACTAAACTGGTCTGAGACTTCCCATCCTCACTGCACTGTGGAGTCGTTCTCCCAACCAGGTAAGGCGGAGGGATAGCAGGGCTGATATAACACTGTTACACACGGGACAGTTGTATTCATCACATTTTGTAAATTGTGTCTGAAGCGCTCAGGGATCCGTCCTAATGACACTTTTCTTTTCAGGGTCTCCAACATGCAGGGTTTGGTCGTTCTTACAGGAATATTGGCCTTTGTTTCTTTTAAAACATGCGGTAAGTAATCATGCACTGTCTGTTCTTTGGAGAAAAAAGTTCCTGGTCTAACCATTTGTTGATTCAATTTAGTCTAATCAAGATGTTTGTTTTACACCGAATCCCTCAAAAGTACAAAGATAAATGCATGTTTACTGACATCCCCATGCTATTTATTATTCGGATTATTGTTATCATAGTCATCGCTCTTTCCTTGTCCTCTCGGGGCATGTGACTGCTGAGGCAGCGAGTTTCTCTTCTGTTATGCAATGTTCTCTGAATGAGTGATTCACGTGTCTTTTGTACCTTATCTATTGGCAACATCGTTACGTTTTGTTTTCAGGGAGCGACTTGGTAACCGAGTCCCTTAACAAGCAGCTGCTGCGGTCTGCTCAGACGGCGCAGGGTTTGCCCATTCCCACTATTTTCCTTGCGTTACGGCTGTCAAGTGACCACAACCACGCCATCGAGACCAACTACCTCAATAGAATAACCACGGATTTGCACAATGATATTCAACGGTAGGCCGGATTCTTCCTTTTAAGGTTGAAGTAGAACTGCAAACGTATGGATTTTGTCAGATCTTGGTATGATTTGCAGTGCAGTGGGTGACTGAGAGATGTTCTCcgcatagctctctctctcaaaggaAGCCGGTGGTGGGGCTGCTGTCTCAGTACACCATGTGTCTGTTGGCCTCCTGCACCGACGCAAACTCGGTCACCTTCACTGTCAACGACCAAAGCAGC
The Gadus macrocephalus chromosome 6, ASM3116895v1 DNA segment above includes these coding regions:
- the ccdc117 gene encoding coiled-coil domain-containing protein 117 isoform X3, with product MHHSGPKSNELGVLPAMDQFSGLVSLPEIIFDFSHPSSSGHQRGPPSNRSWERRCLRKHRKRNDDNEYVAKRRKLVEEGAALSESSSPADICSGWTPASSCPSLSAPAASPPPPLQEGVFPQNPPAPGRLEAEGSCMEVDAAQRRLREIEDRITLEDDDDDEDLDVEPFPRRPVLVMSESLRQGLQRGMSDILPHKVAQSVNHSCMELVLWRPPDDALSRRLKDSLQRQQRKNQTASRQPPPPCPSPGPPSAPPVVRPAPAAPYRPPYSFPEADPSGEEDMEL
- the ccdc117 gene encoding coiled-coil domain-containing protein 117 isoform X1 — protein: MTYESLGRPVFTSCRVVMHHSGPKSNELGVLPAMDQFSGLVSLPEIIFDFSHPSSSGHQRGPPSNRSWERRCLRKHRKRNDDNEYVAKRRKLVEEGAALSESSSPADICSGWTPASSCPSLSAPAASPPPPLQEGVFPQNPPAPGRLEAEGSCMEVDAAQRRLREIEDRITLEDDDDDEDLDVEPFPRRPVLVMSESLRQGLQRGMSDILPHKVAQSVNHSCMELVLWRPPDDALSRRLKDSLQRQQRKNQTASRQPPPPCPSPGPPSAPPVVRPAPAAPYRPPYSFPEADPSGEEDMEL
- the ccdc117 gene encoding coiled-coil domain-containing protein 117 isoform X2, which translates into the protein MTYESLGRPVFTSCRVVMHHSGPKSNELGVLPAMDQFSGLVSLPEIIFDFSHPSSSGHQRGPPSNSWERRCLRKHRKRNDDNEYVAKRRKLVEEGAALSESSSPADICSGWTPASSCPSLSAPAASPPPPLQEGVFPQNPPAPGRLEAEGSCMEVDAAQRRLREIEDRITLEDDDDDEDLDVEPFPRRPVLVMSESLRQGLQRGMSDILPHKVAQSVNHSCMELVLWRPPDDALSRRLKDSLQRQQRKNQTASRQPPPPCPSPGPPSAPPVVRPAPAAPYRPPYSFPEADPSGEEDMEL